Proteins from a genomic interval of Onychostoma macrolepis isolate SWU-2019 chromosome 17, ASM1243209v1, whole genome shotgun sequence:
- the msh4 gene encoding mutS protein homolog 4, translating into MFCSSTEEVTPGSSSGAGLSSSTLTPHNLIDYRHATRRQQDPPSSSGLLTSHRSDDVRNSVCPGSSAATDTGAQTAVFTDTTPTGAQRLINISGRADRISSSVGSSVHTWSSSTPHLRATPAFSLHGRTPQRDLNMTTSSSASASASASHAASVIVAVVEGRGLARGEIGMASINVRCPELVLSQFADTGTYAKVITKLHNLMPLEILMPDTASVRGQGTKLYTLITETFPSVTFTAVQRKYFNEKKGLEYIQQLCVPEFSTVLMEVQTKYYCLASASALLKYFEFVQNSIYAPKSLKVIFTGSEQTAMIDAISASNLELVVNHRDHRSKNTLFGVLNYTKTAGGERRLRSNILEPLLDVVTINSRLDTIQELLQNEELFFGLKNAIAHFLDVDDLLSALVQVPKQETIPVAEAKITQVIQLKHTLELVPSLKAMLSHSKTALLEAYYTSLDDNRFNSILDQIKSLINDDTSYVKGSLTMRTQKCYAVRPNVSEFLDIARRAYTEVVDDIAGLVAQLGEKYSLPLRTSFSNTRGFFIQMKLEGGVLPGGKLPEEFIKVTRQKNNYGFTTVDLMKMNDHCEEALKDIFHMSNVLVSRLLSDVCEHIHCLYKLSDAVSMLDMLLSLAHACTVSDYVRPEFTDTLAIKQGRHPILERISGQQPISNDIYISEGSNFVIITGPNMSGKSTYLKQVALCQIMAQIGSFLPAEYASVRIAEQIFTRIGVDDDFETNSSTFMVEMKEVSYIIHNASAKSLIIIDELGRGTSPEEGIGICHSVCEFLINLKAFTLFATHFLELCQLQTLYPNVENQHMQVQHVRTEDGRDRVVYTYQLSRGQSEERNYGIRAAEMTNFPSEIIQEAKTVAAKISQKLWAKHYSDPDTIKQRAVYRLATRLLQTARNSRLDPESLRQYLKGLKRQYEAELQSATESVENEE; encoded by the exons ATGTTTTGTAGCAGCACTGAAGAGGTGACCCCGGGTTCGAGCTCTGGGGCCGGGCTGAGCAGCAGCACTCTAACCCCTCATAACCTGATCGACTACAGACATGCAACCCGTAGACAGCAGGATCCTCCATCATCTTCTGGCCTACTGACTTCACACAGATCCGATGATGTTAGGAACAGTGTGTGTCCGGGATCAAGCGCTGCCACTGATACTGGTGCTCAGACAGCTGTGTTCACAGACACAACACCGACTGGAG CTCAGCGCCTGATAAACATCAGTGGAAGAGCAGACAGGATCAGCTCTTCTGTGGGTTCATCTGTCCACACCTGGAGCTCCAGCACTCCTCATCTGAGGGCCACGCCTGCATTCTCACTCCATGGCCGAACCCCTCAGAGAGACCTTAACA TGACAACGTCTTCATCTGCGTCTGCATCTGCGTCTGCGTCTCATGCGGCCTCTGTGATAGTGGCTGTGGTGGAGGGACGTGGTTTAGCTCGGGGGGAGATTGGCATGGCCAGTATCAATGTGAGATGCCCAGAGCTGGTGCTCTCACAGTTTGCAGACACTGGAACTTATGCTAAG GTTATTACCAAGCTGCACAACCTGATGCCTCTGGAGATTCTGATGCCAGACACTGCTAGTGTGAGAGGACAAGGAACCAAACTCTACACCCTCATCACAGAGACTTTTCCG TCAGTCACATTCACTGCCGTTCAGAGGAAGTACTTCAATGAGAAGAAGGGCCTGGAGTACATACAGCAGCTCTGTGTCCCTGAGTTCAGCACTGTCCTGATGGAGGTGCAAACCAA ATACTACTGCCTGGCTTCTGCGTCTGCCCTACTAAAATACTTTGAGTTTGTTCAGAACTCAATATATGCTCCTAAGTCACTGAAAGTGATCTTCACCGGCAGTGAGCAGACAGCCATGATTGATGCAATATCAGCCAGCAACTTGGAGCTAGTAGTGAATCACAGAGATCACAG AAGTAAAAACACTCTGTTTGGGGTCTTGAACTACACTAAGACTGCTGGTGGGGAGCGACGGTTACGCTCTAATATTCTTGAGCCCCTGCTGGATGTGGTCACTATCAACTCACGCCTGGACACCATACAG GAGCTGCTGCAAAATGAGGAGCTCTTCTTTGGTCTGAAGAATG CAATTGCACACTTCCTGGATGTAGATGATCTGCTGTCTGCTCTTGTTCAGGTCCCAAAGCAAGAGACG ATACCAGTGGCTGAAGCAAAAATAACGCAAGTAATTCAGCTGAAGCATACTCTGGAACTCGTCCCATCATTGAAG GCGATGCTGTCACATTCCAAAACAGCCTTGTTGGAAGCATATTACACCTCACTTGATGACAACAG GTTCAACAGCATTCTGGATCAGATCAAATCACTGATTAATGATGACACCAGCTACGTGAAAGGCAGCTTGACCATGCGCACGCAGAAGTGCTATGCTGTGCGGCCCAACGTCAGTGAATTCTTAGATATTGCACGGCGAGCCTACACAGAAGTGGTAGATGACATAGCAG GATTGGTGGCTCAGCTTGGAGAGAAGTACAGCCTACCCCTCCGGACAAGTTTCAGCAACACACGTGGCTTCTTTATTCAAATGAAACTGGAGGGTGGGGTCTTACCTGGGGGGAAGTTACCAGAGGAATTCATCAAA GTGACCAGACAGAAGAACAACTATGGGTTCACCACTGTAGACcttatgaaaatgaatgacCACTGTGAGGAGGCTTTGAAAGACATTTTCCACATGTCTAATGT GTTGGTGTCCAGGTTACTGAGTGACGTCTGTGAACACATCCACTGTCTGTACAAACTGTCCGATGCTGTGTCAATGCTGGACATGCTGCTCTCTTTGGCTCACGCTTGCACTGTCTCAGATTACG TGCGTCCTGAATTCACTGATACGTTGGCAATAAAGCAGGGTCGCCACCCAATCTTGGAGCGCATTTCTGGGCAACAACCAATCTCCAATGACATCTACATCTCTGAGGGAAGCAATTTTGTGATCATAACAGGCCCCAACATGAGTGGCAAGTCCACCTACCTTAAACAGGTGGCCCTCTGCCAGATAATGGCTCAGATAG GGTCCTTTCTGCCAGCAGAGTACGCCTCTGTTCGAATTGCAGAACAGATATTCACCAGAATAGGAGTAGACGATGACTTTGAGACCAACTCCTCCACATTTATGGTTGAGATGAAAGAG GTTTCTTACATCATACACAATGCAAGCGCCAAGTCACTCATCATTATTGATGAGCTAGGGCGAGGCACCAGTCCCGAGGAAGGCATTGGCATCTGCCACAGTGTCTGTGAATTCCTCATCAATCTTAAG GCCTTCACACTCTTTGCCACGCACTTTCTTGAGCTCTGCCAGCTGCAGACTCTTTACCCCAATGTGGAGAACCAGCACATGCAGGTTCAGCACGTCCGCACTGAAGATGGCAGAGACAGGGTTGTCTACACATACCAGCTCAGCCGAGGCCAATCAGAGGAGCGCAACTATG GTATACGAGCAGCAGAGATGACCAATTTCCCGTCAGAAATTATTCAGGAAGCCAAAACTGTCGCAGCTAAAATCAGCCAAAAGCTGTGG GCCAAGCATTACAGTGATCCTGACACGATCAAACAGAGGGCAGTCTATCGCCTGGCCACCAGACTGCTGCAGACGGCCCGTAACTCACGGCTGGATCCAGAGAGCCTGCGTCAATACCTGAAGGGGTTGAAGAGACAGTATGAGGCTGAACTTCAAAGTGCTACAGAGTCGGTAGAGAATGAGGAATAA
- the amy2al1 gene encoding amyAc_bac_euk_AmyA and Aamy_C domain-containing protein isoform X2, with protein sequence MKLLIVAALVGLCLAQHNPNTKHNRTSIVHLFEWRWADIAEECERYLAANGYGGVQISPPSESIVVTNPWQPWWQRYQPISYKLCSRSGTEAELKDMITRCNNVGVNIYVDAVINHMCGAAGGEGTHSSCGSYFKANKKDFPSVPYSSWDFNDDKCKTAKEEIENYNDIFQVRNCRLVSLLDLALEKDYVRGKIADYLNKLIDLGVAGFRVDACKHMWPGDLTNIYGRLKTLNTTWFSQGTKPFIYQEVIDLGGEPIKASEYFELGRVTEFKYSAKLGTVIRKWDKEKLSYLKNWGEGWSFMPSDRAVVFVDNHDNQRGHGAGGASVLTFWDSRLYKIGTGLMLAHPYGVTRVMSSYHWDRHIVNGKDENDWMGPPSNANGSTKPVPINPDSTCGDKWICEHRWRQIRNMVIFRNVVNGQPLSNWWDNDNNQIAFSRGNKGFILINNDDWALNVTLNTGLPMGTYCDVISGDKSGSACTGKKVSVGSDGRATFSISNTDEDPFIAIHADSKL encoded by the exons ATGAAGCTCCTGATTGTGGCTGCACTTGTTGGACTGTGTCTTGCCCAGCACAACCCAAACACAAAACATAATAGGACCTCCATTGTTCATCTGTTTGAGTGGCGGTGGGCAGATATAGCTGAAGAATGTGAGAGGTACCTGGCAGCAAATGGCTATGGAGGAGTTCAG ATCTCTCCCCCCAGTGAGAGCATTGTAGTGACCAATCCTTGGCAACCTTGGTGGCAGAGGTATCAACCAATCAGCTACAAATTGTGCTCCAGATCAGGAACTGAGGCAGAGCTGAAGGACATGATCACACGCTGTAACAATGTTGGG GTGAACATATATGTGGATGCAGTGATTAATCACATGTGTGGAGCCGCTGGTGGAGAGGGCACTCACTCCAGCTGTGGATCATACTTCAAAGCCAACAAGAAGGACTTCCCTTCTGTTCCCTACTCATCATGGGACTTCAATGATGACAAATGTAAAACTGCCAAAGAAGAGATTGAAAACTACAATGATATTTTCCAG GTCAGGAACTGTCGCTTGGTGAGTCTACTGGATTTGGCCCTGGAGAAGGACTATGTTAGAGGAAAAATAGCTGATTATCTGAACAAACTGATCGACCTGGGTGTGGCTGGATTCAGAGTCGATGCTTGTAAGCACATGTGGCCTGGTGACCTTACTAACATCTACGGCAGACTCAAGACCCTCAATACCACTTGGTTTTCTCAAGGCACCAAGCCCTTTATTTATCAAGAG GTGATCGACTTGGGTGGGGAGCCCATTAAAGCCAGTGAATATTTTGAACTTGGAAGAGTGACAGAGTTCAAGTACAGTGCGAAACTGGGCACAGTCATTCGTAAATGGGACAAAGAAAAGCTAAGCTATCTCAA GAACTGGGGAGAGGGCTGGAGTTTCATGCCTTCTGATAGAGCTGTGGTGTTTGTGGACAATCATGACAATCAGAGAGGCCACGGCGCTGGTGGAGCTTCTGTTCTGACATTCTGGGACTCTAG GCTTTATAAGATCGGTACAGGACTCATGTTGGCTCATCCATACGGTGTGACCAGAGTCATGTCTAGCTACCATTGGGATCGACATATTGTGAATGGAAAG GATGAGAATGACTGGATGGGCCCTCCAAGCAATGCCAATGGATCCACTAAGCCAGTACCCATCAACCCAGACTCCACCTGCGGGGACAAGTGGATCTGTGAGCACAGATGGCGGCAGATCAG AAATATGGTGATTTTCCGTAATGTGGTCAATGGTCAGCCTCTCTCCAACTGGTGGGACAACGACAATAATCAGATCGCCTTCAGCCGCGGCAACAAAGGATTCATTCTCATCAACAATGATGATTG GGCACTGAATGTGACGCTGAACACTGGCCTGCCCATGGGTACATACTGTGACGTGATCTCTGGAGATAAGAGTGGGAGCGCTTGCACAGGAAAAAAGGTGTCTGTGGGTTCTGATGGACGCGCCACCTTCAGCATCAGCAACACAGACGAGGATCCATTCATTGCCATCCATGCTGACTCCAAACTGTAG
- the amy2al1 gene encoding amyAc_bac_euk_AmyA and Aamy_C domain-containing protein isoform X1 gives MSNISSLSEVLSDLLCCDMIHFHKHDQTLIDPCSLNGGRSLMPYVSLEAKRTKSSTMKLLIVAALVGLCLAQHNPNTKHNRTSIVHLFEWRWADIAEECERYLAANGYGGVQISPPSESIVVTNPWQPWWQRYQPISYKLCSRSGTEAELKDMITRCNNVGVNIYVDAVINHMCGAAGGEGTHSSCGSYFKANKKDFPSVPYSSWDFNDDKCKTAKEEIENYNDIFQVRNCRLVSLLDLALEKDYVRGKIADYLNKLIDLGVAGFRVDACKHMWPGDLTNIYGRLKTLNTTWFSQGTKPFIYQEVIDLGGEPIKASEYFELGRVTEFKYSAKLGTVIRKWDKEKLSYLKNWGEGWSFMPSDRAVVFVDNHDNQRGHGAGGASVLTFWDSRLYKIGTGLMLAHPYGVTRVMSSYHWDRHIVNGKDENDWMGPPSNANGSTKPVPINPDSTCGDKWICEHRWRQIRNMVIFRNVVNGQPLSNWWDNDNNQIAFSRGNKGFILINNDDWALNVTLNTGLPMGTYCDVISGDKSGSACTGKKVSVGSDGRATFSISNTDEDPFIAIHADSKL, from the exons GCACAATGAAGCTCCTGATTGTGGCTGCACTTGTTGGACTGTGTCTTGCCCAGCACAACCCAAACACAAAACATAATAGGACCTCCATTGTTCATCTGTTTGAGTGGCGGTGGGCAGATATAGCTGAAGAATGTGAGAGGTACCTGGCAGCAAATGGCTATGGAGGAGTTCAG ATCTCTCCCCCCAGTGAGAGCATTGTAGTGACCAATCCTTGGCAACCTTGGTGGCAGAGGTATCAACCAATCAGCTACAAATTGTGCTCCAGATCAGGAACTGAGGCAGAGCTGAAGGACATGATCACACGCTGTAACAATGTTGGG GTGAACATATATGTGGATGCAGTGATTAATCACATGTGTGGAGCCGCTGGTGGAGAGGGCACTCACTCCAGCTGTGGATCATACTTCAAAGCCAACAAGAAGGACTTCCCTTCTGTTCCCTACTCATCATGGGACTTCAATGATGACAAATGTAAAACTGCCAAAGAAGAGATTGAAAACTACAATGATATTTTCCAG GTCAGGAACTGTCGCTTGGTGAGTCTACTGGATTTGGCCCTGGAGAAGGACTATGTTAGAGGAAAAATAGCTGATTATCTGAACAAACTGATCGACCTGGGTGTGGCTGGATTCAGAGTCGATGCTTGTAAGCACATGTGGCCTGGTGACCTTACTAACATCTACGGCAGACTCAAGACCCTCAATACCACTTGGTTTTCTCAAGGCACCAAGCCCTTTATTTATCAAGAG GTGATCGACTTGGGTGGGGAGCCCATTAAAGCCAGTGAATATTTTGAACTTGGAAGAGTGACAGAGTTCAAGTACAGTGCGAAACTGGGCACAGTCATTCGTAAATGGGACAAAGAAAAGCTAAGCTATCTCAA GAACTGGGGAGAGGGCTGGAGTTTCATGCCTTCTGATAGAGCTGTGGTGTTTGTGGACAATCATGACAATCAGAGAGGCCACGGCGCTGGTGGAGCTTCTGTTCTGACATTCTGGGACTCTAG GCTTTATAAGATCGGTACAGGACTCATGTTGGCTCATCCATACGGTGTGACCAGAGTCATGTCTAGCTACCATTGGGATCGACATATTGTGAATGGAAAG GATGAGAATGACTGGATGGGCCCTCCAAGCAATGCCAATGGATCCACTAAGCCAGTACCCATCAACCCAGACTCCACCTGCGGGGACAAGTGGATCTGTGAGCACAGATGGCGGCAGATCAG AAATATGGTGATTTTCCGTAATGTGGTCAATGGTCAGCCTCTCTCCAACTGGTGGGACAACGACAATAATCAGATCGCCTTCAGCCGCGGCAACAAAGGATTCATTCTCATCAACAATGATGATTG GGCACTGAATGTGACGCTGAACACTGGCCTGCCCATGGGTACATACTGTGACGTGATCTCTGGAGATAAGAGTGGGAGCGCTTGCACAGGAAAAAAGGTGTCTGTGGGTTCTGATGGACGCGCCACCTTCAGCATCAGCAACACAGACGAGGATCCATTCATTGCCATCCATGCTGACTCCAAACTGTAG